The following are from one region of the Salvia hispanica cultivar TCC Black 2014 chromosome 1, UniMelb_Shisp_WGS_1.0, whole genome shotgun sequence genome:
- the LOC125214584 gene encoding chitinase 5-like: MKHSLTLYTLVSLLVCVSGQKCGCASNVCCSRYGYCGTSSEYCGTGCRSGPCTGSTTVGNNGVKVGDIVTDSFFNGIAKQAGAGCAGKGFYTRAAFLEAVQLYPEFGTVGSTDDSKREIAAFFAHVTQETGHLCYTREINKAIYCTNSKQWPCAPGQSYYGRGPLQVTWNYNYGAAGQALNFDGLNNPDIVARDPAISFKTAVWFWMNYVHMSFTSGQGFGASIRAINGGECNGRKPAAIAARVGYYTSYCSQFGVNPGPNLRC; the protein is encoded by the exons ATGAAACATTCTCTCACTCTCTACACCCTTGTCTCTCTCCTTGTATGCGTTTCCGGCCAGAAATGCGGCTGTGCTTCCAACGTTTGCTGCAGCCGGTACGGCTACTGCGGCACCAGCAGCGAGTATTGCGGTACCGGCTGCCGTTCAGGGCCGTGCACCGGCTCCACAACGGTGGGAAACAACGGAGTAAAAGTTGGCGATATAGTGACGGATAGTTTCTTCAACGGCATTGCTAAGCAGGCGGGCGCGGGCTGCGCCGGGAAGGGATTCTACACACGCGCGGCCTTCCTTGAAGCCGTTCAGCTCTACCCCGAATTTGGCACCGTGGGGTCCACCGACGACTCCAAGCGAGAGATCGCAGCCTTCTTCGCGCATGTCACTCAAGAGACCGGac ACTTGTGCTACACACGGGAGATAAACAAAGCTATCTATTGCACAAACAGTAAACAGTGGCCATGCGCCCCGGGCCAGAGCTACTACGGCCGAGGCCCGCTACAAGTTACGTGGAACTACAACTATGGTGCAGCGGGCCAAGCCTTAAACTTTGATGGATTGAACAACCCGGATATCGTGGCCAGAGACCCTGCTATCTCGTTCAAGACCGCAGTGTGGTTTTGGATGAATTACGTGCACATGTCTTTTACATCGGGCCAGGGTTTTGGGGCCTCGATTAGGGCTATTAACGGCGGCGAATGCAATGGCAGGAAGCCTGCCGCAATAGCTGCCCGTGTTGGTTATTATACAAGCTATTGTAGCCAATTCGGAGTTAATCCCGGGCCTAATCTTCGTTGTTAA
- the LOC125185983 gene encoding jacalin-related lectin 38-like, protein MNNDVVIEILLHLPVRSLFIFRSVCKFWCDVIDSTRFQELHTELHINNNNGNDKADDALYLQFTLPDEIGILKLSTKLLDNGKSLESHDFPSFNMKRYRTDDPNRRLKVAGAIKGLICINTSSEENIPSIVICNPFLDQLKILPLPHRPSCQSCGRTLCYQQVGVGFDEDYKVQAYLYSRRMNSWRKLAFDQELYIHGPIKSLCKNGSFAHWIGWRRDSRFVILSFDMKNEVFLTFKISGHVLKSFYMYLEVLAKDECSFVLFGLYSSLVVMVYESRFEGSELIWTRVMNVEQRVLRDMPLWRSNDFAVFKKRDCVVWWLLDFIKERVFLLYDCRAREFIARLELPETSAIVEYEGSFISP, encoded by the exons ATGAACAACGATGTGGTGATAGAGATCCTCTTACATCTTCCGGTTCGATCCCTCTTCATATTTAGATCTGTCTGCAAATTCTGGTGTGACGTCATTGATTCTACACGTTTTCAAGAGCTGCACACTGAGTTACATATCAACAACAATAACGGCAACGACAAAGCTGATGATGCATTATATCTACAATTTACTCTTCCTGATGAGATAGGAATATTGAAACTATCAACAAAGCTTCTAGACAACGGGAAGTCGTTAGAATCGCATGACTTTCCGTCTTTCAACATGAAACGTTATAGAACGGATGATCCAAATAGGCGTTTAAAGGTAGCTGGGGCAATTAAGGGTCTAATATGCATAAACACTTCTTCAGAAGAAAATATTCCATCCATAGTCATATGCAATCCTTTTCTAGATCAATTGAAGATTCTACCACTTCCTCACCGCCCTTCTTGTCAGTCGTGTGGAAGGACCCTTTGTTACCAACAGGTTGGAGTTGGCTTCGATGAAGATTACAAAGTG CAAGCCTACCTATATTCGAGAAGGATGAATTCTTGGAGGAAGTTGGCTTTTGATCAAGAACTGTACATCCATGGTCCCATAAAGTCGTTGTGCAAGAATGGCTCCTTTGCACACTGGATAGGGTGGCGGAGAGACTCAAGGTTTGTCATACTAAGCTTTGATATGAAGAATGAAGTGTTTCTGACATTCAAAATATCAGGTCATGTACTTAAGTCGTTTTACATGTATCTAGAGGTTCTTGCAAAGGATGAATGCTCGTTTGTTTTATTCGGATTATATAGTTCGCTAGTGGTGATGGTTTATGAGTCGAGATTCGAAGGGAGTGAGCTTATATGGACTCGTGTGATGAATGTGGAACAACGTGTTTTACGGGATATGCCTCTTTGGAGGAGCAATGATTTTGCAGTGTTCAAGAAGCGTGATTGTGTGGTTTGGTGGTTGCTTGATTTTATCAAAGAAAGGGTTTTCTTACTTTATGATTGTCGTGCTCGGGAATTCATCGCGCGTTTGGAGCTTCCGGAGACTTCGGCTATAGTTGAGTATGAAGGAAGCTTCATTTCACCTTAA